A part of Desulfobacter sp. genomic DNA contains:
- a CDS encoding DEAD/DEAH box helicase family protein yields the protein MDYFEQVEKLSLRPITSPNTGFRPGQLGGIHAALSHFSVYDDPAIICLPTGYGKTAIIMSLPFVMKAKRVLVVEPSNALRKQTASHFKELSVLKRLNVVAENADNPIVLLQQGQISSLDQWEEMKKYDVVVSTPASSSPVNSGTVPDDLFDLIIFDEAHHAPAETWSAYIEKFSGANFVFLTATPFRRDNKAIPGRLCYFYPVLKASREKAFGKVIYKPALVTNDHNDNEIDQAIASAAVSQLRKDQANGYDHRIFARAASRPKAKELVEVYENEGAKVAAITSYLTKKKQDETEDALINGELDGVVCVDMFGEGYDFPKLKIAALHAPHKSLVPSLQFIGRFARTNDERTSDATLITAPTRLKEATSRLFEIGIDVAELIDEVSREQIERSDKDREILDLLKIKIQRDSDYESVSPLLFKLYAHARIFDCNSTPDFSLVGHNICGFLPIVKQWVSDDGLISLILTVDDSPPNWAKSDAISNLRHDVFLLAYNEATKYCFIGSTRRTDKIYLDLMEQSCSKQHRPVSYEVTRRAIAGLGSLRFYNVGLKNKAVNTQAESYRVLTGPSAERAVTAGDARAFVQGHFFGSGEAEDGRETVGASSSSRVWSNKRLTVSEYLDWLSILNARLSGNDAVAQSQLDIVQHAKVLSEIPIIVIAAGWNKSAYRSAPRIRYRMDGSQNWNFQQITDFDIFNFTTSDDRKSLSFKIGFEDIEVRYIFSISGGALIQKKDPEWNVEVLSGVDDWTAFEQWMSTHPPTFYASDKSSFQGVNQISPPSTVLLSLSEHDTEVLDWGDCDIKTEFNIEKASPDLTVHQLLERELLGLNGIVSLFYDHRSGEAADFIAVTRNDLNEVFVKLYHCKSAGGNPSGGRVDDAYEVAGQMVKSVSYCEVSILCEHMTHRSNENRHINPSAFILGELESTVGLLKSTVPNKLFFEIYAVQPGISINMIDDHLSDLMAFGLEYVFRGGAATAKWIINV from the coding sequence ATGGACTATTTTGAGCAAGTTGAGAAGCTGTCCCTCCGCCCTATAACTTCACCGAATACCGGTTTTAGACCTGGTCAGTTAGGAGGTATTCATGCCGCACTCTCACATTTTTCTGTTTATGATGACCCAGCTATTATTTGTTTGCCCACAGGGTATGGTAAGACTGCGATAATTATGTCATTGCCATTCGTAATGAAAGCAAAGCGAGTATTAGTTGTTGAGCCATCAAACGCTTTAAGGAAACAAACGGCTTCCCACTTTAAAGAACTATCTGTTCTGAAACGTCTTAATGTTGTAGCTGAAAATGCAGATAACCCGATTGTCCTTTTACAACAAGGTCAGATATCATCATTGGACCAATGGGAAGAAATGAAAAAATATGATGTTGTTGTTTCTACTCCTGCGAGTAGTTCCCCAGTAAACAGTGGAACTGTTCCAGATGACTTGTTTGATTTAATTATCTTCGATGAAGCCCATCATGCTCCAGCAGAAACATGGTCAGCTTATATAGAAAAATTTTCTGGTGCAAATTTTGTGTTCCTTACAGCAACACCCTTCAGAAGAGATAACAAAGCTATACCCGGCAGGCTCTGTTATTTTTACCCTGTGCTAAAAGCATCAAGGGAAAAAGCGTTTGGAAAAGTTATTTATAAACCGGCATTAGTTACTAATGACCATAATGACAACGAAATCGATCAAGCCATTGCTTCCGCTGCTGTGAGTCAATTAAGAAAAGATCAAGCTAATGGATATGATCATAGGATTTTCGCTAGAGCGGCATCCAGACCGAAGGCAAAAGAGTTGGTTGAGGTATATGAAAATGAGGGTGCTAAAGTAGCAGCCATTACAAGCTATTTAACCAAGAAAAAGCAAGATGAGACCGAAGATGCCCTCATAAATGGAGAATTGGATGGAGTCGTTTGTGTTGATATGTTTGGCGAAGGTTATGATTTTCCTAAACTGAAAATTGCGGCGCTCCATGCTCCTCACAAATCATTGGTTCCCTCCTTACAATTCATTGGTAGATTTGCGAGGACTAATGACGAACGAACCAGTGATGCTACACTCATAACCGCACCTACTCGTCTAAAAGAGGCCACATCAAGGCTTTTTGAAATAGGGATAGATGTGGCTGAATTAATAGACGAAGTGTCACGGGAGCAGATTGAAAGGTCCGATAAGGATCGGGAGATACTTGATCTGTTGAAGATAAAAATTCAACGAGACTCAGATTATGAGTCCGTTTCACCTTTATTATTCAAACTATACGCACATGCTAGAATTTTCGATTGTAATTCAACACCTGATTTTTCGTTGGTAGGACATAATATATGTGGCTTCTTACCAATAGTAAAACAATGGGTCTCCGATGATGGGCTGATTAGTTTAATATTAACCGTAGACGATTCACCTCCGAATTGGGCCAAATCTGACGCTATTTCAAATTTGAGACATGATGTATTTCTTTTGGCATACAACGAGGCGACCAAATATTGTTTTATCGGTTCCACTCGCCGAACGGACAAAATATATTTGGATTTAATGGAACAATCATGCTCAAAGCAGCATCGCCCAGTGAGTTATGAGGTGACTCGCAGGGCTATAGCCGGCTTAGGTAGCCTTCGGTTCTATAACGTGGGGTTAAAAAACAAAGCCGTTAACACTCAGGCTGAATCATATCGTGTTTTAACTGGACCAAGTGCAGAGAGAGCTGTAACCGCCGGAGATGCGAGAGCGTTTGTGCAAGGGCATTTTTTTGGTAGTGGAGAAGCTGAAGATGGACGAGAGACAGTTGGGGCGAGCAGCAGTTCCAGAGTTTGGAGCAACAAACGATTAACGGTATCTGAATATCTCGATTGGCTTTCAATACTAAATGCAAGATTAAGCGGTAATGATGCTGTCGCTCAATCTCAATTAGATATAGTTCAACATGCAAAAGTTCTCTCTGAAATTCCAATTATTGTAATAGCCGCAGGTTGGAATAAATCGGCTTATAGATCTGCTCCAAGAATAAGGTATCGTATGGATGGATCACAGAACTGGAATTTTCAACAAATTACCGATTTTGATATTTTTAATTTCACTACATCTGATGATCGTAAATCATTATCTTTCAAAATCGGATTTGAGGATATTGAAGTGCGCTATATCTTCTCAATTAGTGGTGGTGCGCTTATTCAAAAGAAAGATCCTGAATGGAATGTCGAGGTTTTGTCTGGAGTAGATGATTGGACAGCTTTTGAACAATGGATGTCCACGCATCCGCCTACATTTTACGCATCCGACAAATCGTCATTCCAGGGGGTAAATCAAATTTCTCCACCTTCAACAGTTTTACTGTCTTTGTCAGAGCACGATACGGAAGTACTCGATTGGGGGGATTGTGATATAAAAACAGAATTTAATATCGAAAAGGCATCCCCCGATTTAACAGTACATCAACTTTTAGAAAGAGAGTTATTAGGGTTAAACGGAATTGTGTCATTATTCTATGATCACCGATCCGGAGAGGCAGCAGATTTCATTGCCGTCACAAGAAATGACTTAAATGAAGTGTTCGTAAAACTATATCATTGCAAAAGCGCAGGTGGAAATCCCTCTGGAGGTAGGGTCGATGACGCTTATGAAGTAGCTGGTCAAATGGTAAAATCTGTATCTTACTGTGAAGTTTCAATCCTATGTGAGCATATGACTCATAGATCAAATGAAAATAGGCATATAAACCCCTCTGCATTTATTTTAGGAGAGTTGGAATCAACTGTAGGTTTGCTTAAAAGCACAGTTCCAAACAAATTGTTTTTTGAAATATATGCTGTACAACCTGGAATATCTATAAATATGATTGATGACCATTTATCTGATTTAATGGCTTTTGGGTTGGAATATGTTTTTAGAGGTGGAGCCGCAACGGCTAAGTGGATAATAAATGTGTAA
- a CDS encoding acyltransferase, with the protein MNDSPVAGQRISFIDAARFYAMVLVYYGHIVEQVMYLGSSQAAAQYKFIYSFHMPLFFFLSGTIVADRKLALAFGRFAKQALAARLAPYILFSILLGLLSLFIPGWFPLGALTDAHAYLKGISKTLTGFPAFCIPLWFMALLISVEFFHYILSKIIKKNLVLAFTAALLYWGGYTLNHAHNFVAQGQAYWFINEAPVVYLFYAAGTLLQKSGWLERVVSQWITGLGAVLCLFLVFFTFDLNQGPFRIIQAVVIVLSAHGSFFLFPFTAFAGSFFILFAARTGPAWAWISYMGKNALSLFCLNGLFYHFVNPKAAKWFSASFELTHGTILAYSSIMTLVSIVLCIPMIYLLTTWLPQFMGKPATKGPILGPLIRP; encoded by the coding sequence ATGAATGACTCCCCGGTTGCCGGTCAACGAATCTCCTTTATTGATGCGGCCAGATTTTATGCCATGGTACTGGTTTACTACGGCCATATTGTGGAGCAAGTCATGTACCTGGGCAGCAGCCAGGCCGCTGCCCAGTACAAGTTTATATACTCCTTTCACATGCCCCTGTTCTTTTTCCTGTCCGGTACCATTGTCGCGGACAGGAAACTGGCCCTGGCCTTTGGCCGGTTTGCCAAGCAGGCCCTGGCGGCAAGGCTGGCTCCATATATACTGTTCAGCATACTTTTAGGCCTTTTGTCCCTGTTTATCCCGGGATGGTTCCCACTGGGCGCCCTGACCGACGCCCATGCATATCTCAAGGGGATTTCCAAAACCTTGACCGGATTCCCTGCCTTTTGCATTCCCCTCTGGTTCATGGCCCTTCTCATCAGTGTGGAATTCTTTCATTATATCCTTTCAAAAATTATTAAAAAAAACCTGGTGCTGGCTTTCACCGCTGCCCTCCTGTATTGGGGGGGATATACCCTCAACCATGCCCACAATTTTGTGGCCCAGGGTCAGGCATACTGGTTTATCAATGAAGCCCCGGTGGTCTACCTTTTTTATGCGGCAGGTACTCTGCTCCAGAAATCGGGCTGGCTGGAAAGGGTCGTTTCCCAATGGATCACCGGGCTGGGAGCCGTCCTATGCCTGTTCCTGGTTTTTTTCACCTTTGATTTGAATCAGGGACCCTTCCGGATCATCCAGGCGGTGGTGATTGTACTATCCGCCCACGGCAGCTTCTTTCTTTTCCCGTTCACTGCCTTTGCCGGTTCTTTTTTTATCCTCTTCGCCGCCCGTACCGGCCCTGCATGGGCGTGGATTTCATATATGGGGAAAAATGCCCTCTCCCTGTTCTGCCTAAATGGCCTGTTTTACCATTTCGTCAATCCCAAGGCCGCCAAATGGTTCTCAGCTTCCTTTGAGTTGACCCATGGAACGATTTTGGCCTATTCATCTATTATGACCCTTGTCAGTATCGTTCTATGCATTCCCATGATTTATCTGCTCACGACCTGGCTGCCCCAGTTCATGGGAAAACCCGCAACGAAAGGCCCCATTTTAGGCCCCTTAATTCGGCCTTAA
- a CDS encoding TetR/AcrR family transcriptional regulator produces the protein MKLKGFSMTDRQMRTRKKLIKAVGTVLAEEGFKGVGVNKVARTAGVDKVLVYRYFQGLPGLMTAYSETVDFWPTAEELFGSDPEAVRELAPDMQMAYFFKSFLAALRRRPVTQDILAWELLERNEFSKQLEDRRVRSVLEFFEQLDTLPDDEHLPAIVALMAGAVNHLIVKSRIASSISGIDIETDAGWDQINKGIDLLLKGIFTK, from the coding sequence ATGAAATTGAAAGGATTTTCAATGACAGACCGACAGATGCGAACCCGGAAAAAGTTGATAAAAGCAGTGGGGACGGTGCTGGCTGAAGAAGGGTTCAAAGGGGTGGGCGTCAATAAGGTGGCCAGGACAGCCGGTGTGGATAAAGTACTGGTATACCGCTATTTCCAAGGGCTGCCAGGCCTGATGACTGCCTATAGTGAAACGGTGGATTTTTGGCCCACGGCTGAAGAACTCTTTGGATCTGACCCAGAGGCTGTCCGGGAACTCGCACCCGACATGCAGATGGCCTATTTTTTTAAATCCTTTCTTGCGGCGCTTCGCAGGCGGCCCGTTACCCAAGATATCCTGGCGTGGGAGCTTCTTGAACGGAACGAATTCTCTAAACAGCTCGAGGACCGCCGGGTACGCAGTGTACTGGAATTTTTCGAGCAACTCGACACCCTGCCCGATGATGAGCATCTTCCCGCCATCGTGGCGCTGATGGCCGGTGCCGTGAATCACCTGATTGTCAAGTCTCGCATTGCCAGCTCCATCAGCGGCATTGACATAGAAACGGATGCCGGGTGGGATCAGATCAACAAAGGGATTGATCTTCTGTTGAAAGGTATTTTTACAAAGTAA
- a CDS encoding IS21 family transposase — protein sequence MQSEKSFGIAAMKAGMDEKTARKYREHGKLPSELKTDHTWRTRKDPFEETWDGIKGMLTINPGLEAKTLFEDLQRRHPGRFADGQLRTLQRRIKQWRATEGPPKEIFFAQIHKPGELCQSDFTHMDKLGVTIGGVPFDHLIYHFVLTYSNWETGTVCFSESFESLSQGLQNALWELGGVPQQHRTDCLTSAVNKVSHPEEFTSRYQDLVDHYGIIPCKTNPASPNENGDVEQRNYRFKKAVDQALMLRGHRDFKDREEYDLFLAKLFAQLNAGRRKRFTQELDLLHRLPKRRLDACKKMDLKVGPSSTIRVNHNVYSVDSRLIGENIQVRLYMECLEVWYGQRKVDTLPRLRGEGKYKINYRHIIDSLVKKPGAFENYRYRNAMFPTSRFRIAYDHLRKRYTVKSSAARYLKILYLAAKTSEVAVDSALMVLINEDQEISKEAVKRLIESNASVSRPDDVHIQAVDLTRYDQLLKGVAA from the coding sequence ATTCAGTCAGAGAAGAGTTTCGGGATAGCAGCAATGAAAGCTGGAATGGATGAAAAAACAGCTCGAAAGTACCGTGAACACGGGAAGTTGCCGAGTGAACTCAAAACGGATCATACATGGCGCACACGCAAAGATCCGTTTGAGGAGACCTGGGATGGTATCAAAGGCATGTTGACCATAAATCCAGGTCTGGAGGCCAAGACACTGTTTGAGGATTTGCAACGCAGACACCCCGGCCGGTTCGCCGATGGACAATTACGGACCCTGCAACGGAGAATAAAGCAATGGCGTGCTACAGAGGGGCCGCCCAAAGAAATCTTTTTTGCTCAAATTCATAAGCCTGGCGAATTATGCCAGTCAGACTTCACCCACATGGATAAACTGGGCGTCACTATAGGCGGCGTCCCTTTTGACCACCTGATCTACCATTTTGTTTTGACCTATTCCAATTGGGAGACAGGTACAGTCTGTTTTTCAGAGAGTTTCGAAAGCCTGAGCCAGGGCCTGCAAAATGCCCTATGGGAACTTGGTGGTGTGCCGCAGCAACATCGCACCGATTGTCTGACATCCGCTGTTAACAAGGTAAGTCACCCTGAGGAGTTCACCAGCAGGTATCAGGATCTTGTTGACCATTACGGTATCATTCCTTGCAAAACTAACCCTGCCAGCCCCAATGAAAATGGAGACGTGGAGCAGCGCAATTATCGGTTCAAAAAAGCCGTTGACCAGGCCCTGATGCTGAGAGGACACCGGGATTTTAAAGACCGGGAAGAATATGACTTGTTCCTGGCCAAACTGTTCGCACAGCTAAATGCCGGTCGTAGGAAACGGTTTACACAAGAACTGGATCTCCTACACCGGTTGCCCAAACGCCGGCTTGATGCATGTAAAAAGATGGATTTAAAGGTTGGTCCCAGCAGTACCATTCGGGTCAATCACAACGTTTACTCTGTAGACAGCAGGCTCATAGGAGAAAATATCCAGGTCCGCCTCTACATGGAATGCCTGGAGGTCTGGTACGGCCAGAGAAAGGTCGATACTTTGCCAAGGTTGCGGGGTGAGGGCAAATATAAAATCAATTACCGGCATATCATTGACAGCCTGGTCAAAAAACCGGGGGCATTTGAAAATTATCGTTATCGTAATGCCATGTTCCCCACCAGCCGGTTCCGGATTGCCTACGATCATTTAAGAAAGCGTTATACCGTTAAAAGCTCAGCAGCAAGGTATCTGAAAATATTATACCTGGCAGCAAAGACAAGCGAGGTGGCAGTAGACAGCGCCCTGATGGTTCTAATAAACGAGGATCAGGAAATCAGCAAAGAGGCTGTTAAACGCCTTATTGAGTCCAACGCCTCTGTCAGCAGGCCGGATGATGTTCATATCCAGGCAGTTGATTTGACTCGTTATGACCAATTGCTCAAGGGGGTGGCGGCATGA
- a CDS encoding site-specific integrase has product MAKWESTKFPGVRFRTHKTRKHGIRPDQYFSVRYQKDGKRREEGVGWASEGWSAQKVAVKLAELKVAAVTGEGEARLSEARERIEKDKRIAQKTKEEAKKKALTINEFFHDVYYPQIQKEKKSKTYKREESLFRLWIDKNIGALTFSEVSKSDIEGVFYDMVDSGKSIRTAEYAMTTLKQIWREAREGEYAPEMPMISKTMKKKISQNNNSRIRFLSRAEAKTLLGELQKISIPLYEKALISLHCGLRASEIFHLTWSKVDLEHGIFNIIDSKGADRSVSMTQDVLSLMKTKDRGKLNELVFPGRQGKPSTQVSQKFREVVNRLFNQGVTDRRERVTFHTCRHTCASWMVKQGISLYLVQKVLGHSTIQVTERYAHLAPDQLQLAASAIDWAVAEHKNEKIVSIQKKA; this is encoded by the coding sequence ATGGCTAAGTGGGAAAGTACAAAATTTCCAGGTGTGAGGTTCCGGACGCACAAAACCCGAAAACATGGAATCAGACCAGATCAGTATTTTTCTGTTAGGTATCAAAAAGACGGAAAACGTAGGGAAGAGGGGGTCGGTTGGGCTAGCGAAGGCTGGAGTGCTCAAAAGGTCGCCGTAAAGCTTGCAGAATTGAAAGTTGCTGCTGTTACCGGTGAGGGGGAGGCCCGCCTGTCGGAAGCAAGGGAAAGAATAGAAAAGGATAAAAGGATAGCCCAAAAGACTAAAGAGGAGGCTAAAAAAAAGGCACTTACCATTAATGAGTTTTTTCATGATGTCTATTATCCTCAGATCCAGAAGGAGAAGAAATCCAAGACATACAAGCGAGAGGAGTCTCTATTTCGTTTGTGGATTGACAAAAACATTGGTGCACTCACATTCTCGGAAGTTAGTAAATCAGATATTGAAGGGGTTTTCTATGACATGGTTGATTCTGGAAAAAGTATCCGAACAGCTGAATATGCCATGACGACCCTAAAGCAAATTTGGCGAGAAGCTAGAGAGGGGGAGTATGCCCCGGAAATGCCAATGATATCCAAAACCATGAAAAAGAAAATCAGCCAAAACAATAATTCCCGGATACGGTTTCTTTCTAGGGCAGAGGCTAAAACACTTTTGGGTGAGTTGCAGAAGATCAGTATTCCTCTTTATGAAAAGGCGCTGATCAGCCTTCATTGTGGATTGAGGGCATCAGAAATATTCCACCTGACTTGGTCCAAAGTTGACCTCGAACATGGGATTTTCAATATTATTGATTCAAAAGGGGCTGACAGATCTGTGAGTATGACGCAGGATGTTTTGAGTTTGATGAAGACAAAAGATAGGGGGAAATTGAATGAGTTGGTATTTCCGGGCCGACAGGGGAAACCCTCAACTCAAGTCAGTCAAAAGTTTCGAGAAGTCGTCAATAGATTATTCAATCAGGGAGTGACTGATCGACGGGAACGGGTTACTTTTCACACATGCCGTCATACTTGTGCTTCTTGGATGGTAAAACAGGGAATTAGTCTCTATTTGGTGCAAAAGGTTTTGGGACATTCAACTATTCAGGTAACGGAAAGGTATGCCCACTTGGCACCAGATCAGCTTCAACTCGCTGCCAGTGCCATTGATTGGGCCGTGGCTGAACATAAAAATGAAAAGATTGTATCAATTCAGAAAAAGGCATGA
- a CDS encoding C_GCAxxG_C_C family protein yields the protein MTDHTAVNKLLEGYSCSESILMAYAPYFDLPPELAGRLAAGFSGGFAQGKTCGAVTAATVVIGLKFGPGLTPDPYKKDLCLIKIQELFHRFEKRHYTTNCGKILTQSGVDPKDPEQIKQLRQKKICNKIVYDAAVILDDLLGEKV from the coding sequence ATGACAGATCATACTGCGGTCAATAAATTGCTGGAAGGGTACTCCTGCTCAGAATCCATTCTGATGGCGTACGCTCCATATTTTGATCTGCCCCCTGAACTCGCAGGCCGGCTGGCTGCAGGATTTTCAGGCGGGTTCGCCCAGGGGAAAACCTGCGGGGCTGTGACAGCTGCCACTGTGGTCATCGGCCTGAAATTTGGTCCCGGCCTCACACCTGATCCGTACAAAAAGGATCTTTGCTTGATCAAGATTCAGGAATTATTCCACCGGTTCGAAAAACGGCATTATACGACCAACTGCGGAAAAATTCTCACCCAGTCTGGGGTGGACCCCAAAGATCCCGAGCAGATTAAACAGCTCCGCCAAAAAAAGATCTGCAACAAAATTGTTTATGACGCTGCTGTCATATTGGATGATCTGCTTGGGGAAAAGGTTTAA
- a CDS encoding CreA family protein, which produces MVWGIVSVVQADEIGEVRTKFKILGANDKIVIEAFDDPDIPGATCYLSRAKTGGISGSIGLAEDKSNASLACRQIGKIVLPERVRSGKDDGKKVFKKSTSVLFKSLQVVRFYDKKRNCIVYLTYSNKLIDGSPKNSISAIPILDWK; this is translated from the coding sequence ATGGTTTGGGGAATTGTATCTGTGGTTCAGGCGGATGAGATTGGCGAGGTCCGGACAAAATTCAAGATCCTGGGAGCCAATGATAAAATCGTGATTGAGGCCTTTGATGATCCAGATATTCCGGGTGCCACCTGTTATCTCAGCCGAGCCAAGACCGGAGGGATTAGCGGATCTATAGGCCTCGCAGAGGATAAATCCAACGCCTCGCTTGCCTGTCGCCAGATCGGTAAAATTGTTCTGCCGGAACGTGTGCGATCTGGTAAGGACGATGGCAAGAAAGTGTTCAAAAAATCAACCTCCGTTTTATTCAAATCGCTTCAGGTGGTTCGTTTTTATGATAAAAAAAGAAATTGTATTGTATATTTGACCTATTCGAATAAATTAATTGATGGCTCACCGAAAAACAGCATCTCGGCAATTCCTATTTTGGATTGGAAATAA
- a CDS encoding ATP-binding protein — MINDRDQIDTNLKSLHMPTMRRSYEEMADQARAEAWGYEKYLLQLLSLECEVRWQNRISRNLRASKLPSSKTFENFDKKRLPLKVANHLSVLVNGAFLERCENILAFGNPGSGKTHLLCAIGHELIAKGKQVLFISCSQLVQDLLIAKRDLELTKKLKSLSRFDAVIIDDIGYVQQSRGEMEVLFTFLAERYEQGSLMITSNLPFSKWEQIFKDPMTTAAAIDRLVHHSIILELNVESYRMEQAKMEAE; from the coding sequence ATGATCAATGATCGGGATCAGATAGACACCAATCTTAAAAGCCTCCATATGCCGACCATGCGCCGCAGTTATGAAGAAATGGCGGATCAGGCCAGGGCGGAGGCATGGGGATATGAAAAGTACCTCTTACAATTGTTGAGTCTCGAATGCGAAGTCCGCTGGCAGAACCGGATATCACGTAACCTGAGGGCATCCAAGTTGCCATCTTCCAAGACATTTGAGAATTTTGATAAAAAGCGCCTCCCCTTAAAGGTTGCCAATCATTTAAGTGTCCTGGTCAACGGCGCTTTTTTAGAGCGCTGTGAAAACATCCTGGCCTTTGGTAATCCGGGTAGCGGGAAAACCCATCTGCTCTGTGCCATTGGCCATGAATTAATTGCAAAGGGTAAGCAGGTTCTTTTTATCTCATGCAGTCAGCTCGTCCAGGATCTGCTGATTGCCAAAAGGGATCTTGAGCTAACCAAAAAACTCAAATCCCTCTCCAGGTTTGATGCTGTGATTATAGATGACATTGGGTATGTCCAACAAAGCCGGGGAGAAATGGAAGTGCTGTTTACCTTTTTGGCGGAACGGTATGAACAGGGCAGCCTGATGATCACGAGCAATCTTCCGTTCTCTAAGTGGGAACAGATTTTTAAGGACCCTATGACAACGGCAGCAGCCATCGACAGACTCGTTCATCACAGTATCATCCTTGAATTGAATGTGGAAAGCTATCGCATGGAACAGGCTAAAATGGAGGCCGAATAA
- a CDS encoding site-specific integrase, which produces MIEKPINSMIDHEDDILILQASVKEFQKNVSTNKDTLLAYFQIAKRIIDYNKAKRHDDYDICAYALDSLIGKNTFYKYKAALQHCLVSEIQDSLDAYKKKHIKADLDNAWRLLDKFNELAPMIGSKAKVAFWRENVSIYPDLEIRKQKEKLGKAKKKEGRQQRANSKRKSIVGLPKNWQISVCKNVKEKYHVETFLLALTGCRPKELFNGITTYMQDGHLMCRINGAKIGDNKGHEYRTLGFTPSKNPIAQLFVMLLEKNDQERITYQLPGEGNADDVRAYGDHIRYIAQRKLGLKHVSSYSFRHQFASDLRKHLGGDPGHEIDFALAMGHMTTSMRKHYGLRQCGNGNLGLTYFDAARKDEVKDDYSPPEHVREQNQADQNRRL; this is translated from the coding sequence ATGATTGAAAAACCGATAAATTCGATGATAGACCACGAAGACGATATCCTTATTCTCCAAGCATCGGTCAAGGAGTTTCAAAAAAATGTTTCGACCAACAAAGATACTCTATTGGCATATTTCCAAATTGCCAAAAGGATAATCGATTATAATAAAGCAAAAAGGCATGACGACTATGATATCTGTGCGTATGCCTTGGATAGCCTAATCGGCAAAAATACTTTTTACAAATATAAAGCGGCGCTGCAGCATTGCCTTGTCAGTGAGATCCAAGACAGCCTTGATGCCTACAAAAAAAAACATATTAAAGCAGATTTGGATAATGCGTGGCGCCTTCTTGATAAGTTTAATGAGTTGGCCCCGATGATTGGGTCTAAGGCAAAGGTTGCTTTTTGGAGAGAGAATGTTTCTATTTATCCTGATCTTGAAATTCGAAAACAAAAAGAAAAACTTGGGAAAGCTAAAAAAAAAGAAGGGCGGCAACAGAGAGCGAATAGTAAACGAAAGTCTATTGTCGGTTTGCCAAAAAACTGGCAAATCTCTGTTTGCAAGAATGTCAAGGAAAAATATCACGTAGAAACATTTTTATTAGCTTTGACTGGATGTCGACCAAAGGAACTGTTTAATGGAATAACTACATATATGCAAGATGGTCATTTGATGTGCAGGATTAATGGCGCAAAGATCGGTGATAATAAGGGGCATGAATATAGGACCTTAGGGTTCACTCCAAGCAAAAACCCAATAGCCCAATTGTTTGTAATGCTTTTGGAGAAAAATGATCAGGAAAGAATAACATATCAACTTCCAGGTGAAGGTAACGCCGACGATGTGCGGGCTTATGGGGATCACATTCGTTATATTGCACAACGTAAGCTAGGTTTAAAACATGTCTCTTCTTATTCCTTTCGGCATCAATTTGCATCTGATTTGAGAAAGCATTTGGGTGGAGATCCTGGACATGAAATTGATTTTGCTTTAGCCATGGGGCACATGACAACTTCGATGAGGAAACATTACGGGTTAAGACAATGTGGTAATGGAAATTTGGGCCTTACCTATTTTGATGCCGCCCGGAAGGATGAAGTCAAGGATGACTATTCGCCACCTGAGCATGTTAGAGAACAGAACCAGGCTGACCAAAACCGAAGGCTATGA